GAAATCGAAAACTTATGAAAATGAAATTGGAAAAACCTTCAAAAATTATTGGGGAGTTTATGACATGCATGGTTTAGTATGGGAATGGACATCTGACTTTAACAGTATTTTTTTATCCGGAGAATCCCGAAAGGACAAAAGCAGTGATAAAAACCTTTTCTGTGGGAGTGCATCAGTAAATGCATCCGATTTAATGGATTATGCTGCCTTTATGCGCTACGCCTTCAGAGGAAGTTTAAAAGCGCAGTATTCTACCCGAAATCTTGGTTTTAGATGTGCCAGTACAACAAAACCTAAAATCTAATTTAAATTAGTTTACAATGAAAACAACAATAATCGCTTTTCTGCTTCTATTCTCGCTTTACAGCTGTAAAGAAAGGGATAAAAAAGGAGTCACAACAGAAACAAAAAAAGAAATCAGTGATTTATCGATTTATAATTTGCCATCAAAATGGACAACACAAAATGGCAATGATATCGAATTAAAATCGCTTAGAGGAAATGTTTTAGTAATGGTTATGATTTATACAAGCTGCAAAGCCGCCTGCCCAAGACTGGTAGCAGATATGCGCGACATTGAATCTAAACTGGATAAAAAGACAAAACAACATGTAAAACTTATTTTGGTTAGTATAGATCCAAAAACGGATACGCCTGAAAGGCTGAAAACTTTTGCAATCGCCAATCAAATGAATCAGGATCCGTGGATTTTTCTCCGTTCATCAGAAGAAAATACTCGTGAGTTTGCAGCAGTT
The sequence above is drawn from the Flavobacterium sp. N2038 genome and encodes:
- a CDS encoding SCO family protein; amino-acid sequence: MKTTIIAFLLLFSLYSCKERDKKGVTTETKKEISDLSIYNLPSKWTTQNGNDIELKSLRGNVLVMVMIYTSCKAACPRLVADMRDIESKLDKKTKQHVKLILVSIDPKTDTPERLKTFAIANQMNQDPWIFLRSSEENTREFAAVLAVNYKQISPIDFSHSNIISVFNPEGELIFQQEGLGVNNEKTIETINLEAAKI